The following are encoded together in the Pelosinus sp. IPA-1 genome:
- a CDS encoding pro-sigmaK processing inhibitor BofA family protein has product MFAGFGEFNVILAYVFGIILLYVVGRMFLMPIKLIFRLIYNGLIGGAMLWALNFIGIHIGFNIAINPITALIAGFLGLPGVILLILFKLFVA; this is encoded by the coding sequence ATGTTTGCTGGATTTGGTGAATTTAATGTAATTTTGGCATATGTCTTCGGAATTATATTATTATATGTAGTAGGACGAATGTTTTTAATGCCGATTAAACTTATCTTTCGTTTGATTTATAATGGTCTAATTGGTGGTGCTATGCTGTGGGCGTTGAATTTTATAGGAATACATATTGGATTTAATATTGCAATTAACCCAATTACGGCATTGATTGCTGGATTTTTAGGCTTGCCAGGCGTTATCCTACTGATCTTATTTAAGCTCTTTGTTGCCTAA